Within the Saccharopolyspora gloriosae genome, the region TTGTCGGAAGTGATGGGTCCCGGCGTCGCCGCCGAGTTCGCCGAGACCAAGGACGGCCTGCACATCTGGGAGGACCACTTCTACCCCGAAGTGGTCGACCCCGTCCTCGGCGACCCGCTGCCCGACGGGGAGTCCGGTGAGCTGCTGTTCACCTCGTTGACCAAGGAGGCCCTGCCGATCATCCGGTACCGCACGCGGGACCTCACCCGGCTGCTGCCGGGCACCGCGCGCCCGGCGATGCGGCGGATGGAGCGGATCACCGGCCGCAGCGACGACCTGATCATCCTGCGCGGCGTCAACGTGTTCCCCACCCAGATCGAGGAACTCGTGCTGCGCGCCGACGGCCTGTCGCCCCACTTCCAGATCACCCTGTCCCGCCGCGAGCGGATGGACCACATGACGATCCGCGTCGAAGCACTCGACGACACCACCGCGCAGCAACGGCAGGCCGCGCCGGAGTCGCTGACCAGAGCCGTCAAGGACGCGGTCGGCATCACGGCCGAGGTCGCCGTCGTTGATCCCGGCACGCTCGAACGTTCGGTGGGCAAGCTCCGCCGGGTGCTCGACCGGCGTGACCCAGACCGGGCGGCCCCGGGGCAGGCAGGTTCATGACGAGCACCGCGCGCGGACGCGGCCGGCCGGGCCACGACCTCGACTCGCTGCTGCACGTCGCTGCCGTCGTGTTCCACGAACGCGGCTACGACGGCACCAGCATGGAGGAACTGGCCAAACGCCTCGGCATCACCAAATCCGCGATCTACCACCACGTGTCCGGCAAGCAAGAGCTGCTGCGGCGCACCGTGGATCGCGCGCTCGACGCGCTGCTGGCCGTGACCGCCGAACCGGAATCCCGGCGGGGACCGGCGATCCACCGCCTCCGCCACGTGGTGCGGCGCAGTGTGCACGTGCTCGTCGAGGAACAGCCGTTCGTGACGGTGCTGCTGCGAGTGCGCGGCAACAGCGAGGTGGAACGCGCCGCGCTCACCCGGCGACGGGAGATCGACGCGTTCCTCGGTGCGCTGGTGGCCGAGGCGGAACGGGACGGCAACCTGCGACCCGATCTTGATCCGGCGCTGACCAGCCGGTTGCTGTTCGGGACCGTGAACTCGATCATCGAGTGGTACCGCCCGCAGCCCGGGCTGGACGCCGACGCGCTGGCCGACGCGATCACCAAACTCACCTTCGAGGGCCTGGAACACGCACCGTCCTAGACCTCGGCGGTCAGCCGAGCCCCGCGGCTCGCCCTGCGCGACCGGACAGCTCGGCGAAGGCGGCGCGCGGGGAGCTCGGCCGATGACCTCGATCTCGGTGTCGAAACGTGCCAGCGTCGCCGCGAGCGCGCTCCAGGACCAGGAACCGATCAGCAGTCTGGTCCGGGCAGGGCCGATCTCTTCGGCGACGAACGGAGCCACCTGCGCGACCGGGAGGTCGAGGATCACTTCGCCGCGGCACGGCCAGCTGTTCGCGCTATCCGAGCCTGTGAACCGGGACCGCGTGGACGGGGTCCGAGCTCGCGCAGGCGATCGACGTCGCGACGCACCGTGCGTTCACTGACTCGCCGCCGGGCGAGCAGCTCCCCCGGTTGATCACGGCGGCCCTGCAACAAGGACAGGAGTGAGAGCAGACGACCGGAGGTCACCATCGAGGAGGCGGTCGGCATGGTCACCAGACCGCCACGAGTAGCGGCCGTTCCCTGACCGGTACTGGTGACAAAGTCGCTCTCGTCGTCGGAAACCTCCGGCGGCGAGAACCACTCGTGAAGGACCGGATCACCATGTCGGTAAACGCTGTCGCCCACCTGAACTTCCACGGTCAGGCCCGTGCGGCACTGGAGTTCTACCAGTCGGTGTTCGGCGGGCAGATCGTCGTCGCCACCTACGGCGACTTCGGAATGCCCGCCGAGTCACCCGACGCCACCAAAGTCGTGTTCGGTCAGGTGATCGCCGACAACGGCTTCCGGGTCATGGCCTACGACGTGCCCGGCGAAGACGCACCGGCCGCCCAGGGTGCGCCCACCACCCGCCGTGAGAACGGCGCCACCGTCACCTCGGAATCGTTCTTCCTCTCCGTGCGCGGCGAGACCGTCGAAGAGGTCGGCGCGTTGTGGGAGGGCCTGGCGGACGGCGCGACGATCATCGAGCCCTTCGGACCGGCCCAGTGGGCACCCGCCTTCGGGATGCTGACCGATCGCTTCGGCACCACCTGGATCGTCGACGTCGCGGCCGATCACGCTCAGGTCTGAGGCTTTTCCTCCACCGCAGTTCCGGGGTGCGGCCGGGTCCGGCCGCACCCCGTCCCATCGTCCCGGCGGACCGCCGGTCGCGAACACCACGCAGGAGAAACCCCATGCACACCCGTCCCCTCGGACGCACCGGCATCCAGGTCAGCCCCTACGCCCTGGGCACCATGAAGTTCGGGCGAGCGGGCAACCCCGACCACAACGACTGCGTCCGCGTCGTCCACCGCGCGCTCGACGGCGGGATCAACCTCATCGACACCGCCGACGTGTACGGCGGCGAGGGCGAATCCGAGCAGATCGTCGGGAAGGCGTTGCGCGGCCGCCGGGACGACGTCGTCCTCGCCACCAAGGTCAACGGCCCGATGGGACCGGGACCCAACCAGCGTGGCAACTCCCGCCGCTGGATCGTCTCCGCCGTCGAAGCGTCCCTGCGCCGCCTCGGTGTCGACCACATCGATCTGTACCAGGTGCACCACCCCGATCCGGCCACCGACATCGAGGAAACCCTGAGCGCGCTGACCGATCTGCTCCGCTCGGGCAAGGTGCGGGCCATCGGCCACTCCAACCTGCCGCCCTCGGAGATCGTCGAAGCCCAATGGGTGTCCGAACGGCGTGGGCTGGCCCGGTTCCGCTCCGAGCAGCCGCACTACTCGATCCTCAACCGAGGGGTCGAGCGTGAGATCTTCCCGGTCTGCCAGCGCTACGGCCTGGGCACCTTGGTGTGGAGCCCGCTGTCGCTGGGGTTGCTCACCGGTCGCTTCCGCAAGCGCGGCGGAGAAGCGGTCTCGGCCGCCAACCTGAACTGGGTACCTCGGCACATGACCGATGAGCGCAAGCTCGACGCCGTCGAGGCGCTCCTGCCGGTCGCCGAGCAGGCCGGGCTGCCGATGGCCCACTTAGCGCTGGCGTTCGTCGTCGCCCACCCCGCGGTCACCTCGGCGATCATCGGACCCCGCACCGTGGAGCAGCTGGACGACCTGCTTGCGGGAGCAGGCACCTCCCTGGATGACGACCTCCTCGATCGCATCGACGACATCGTGCCGCCGGGAACCGACGTGGGTCCGGTCGACGTGGCGTACGTACCGCCGCAGCTCCACCGGCCGGAGCTGCGCCGCCGCGCCGCGAACGACCGAGCCGCCGCATGACGATCAGATCGTCGCCAGGACAGCGGTTTCGCCGAGCAGGTGGGCCAGGTCAGAAAATGATCCCGCAGCGAGCAGGCCGCTGATGTTCGGTCACCCGCACCACTACGCGATTCACTCCGCAAGATCGGGCTCGATGGCGCCGTCGTCGTGCAGGCGTATTGCGAAGTGCAGCTCGTAGCGCACCGAGGGTCCGTGCAGCAGGGATCGTTCGAGCAGGCGCTCGATGCGCACGATCCGCTTGCGCACTGCCGGAACCGACAGCTCCAGGGTCCGCGCCGCCGCTTCCAGCCGGGCGCCGCCGTCCAGCCACGCCCGCAGCGTGTCGAGCAGGTGCTCCTCGGCGGTGTGCAGGGGTTCGAGCTGACGCGTCATCCACGCCCGCACCTCACTGGTTCCCAGCAGATCCGGCAGCTCCGGACCTGCCGAGTCCGCCTCTGCCGACTCCACACCCGCCGGTTGCGCGCCCGCTTGTTGCGCGTTCGGTTCCGCCGACCGGGCCGCCAGGTGCAACGCCAGGTGCAACCGGGCCTGGGTGGGCAGATCTCGCACATCGCAGTCCAAGATGCGTTCGAGCTGCGCAATCCTGGACGTCAGCGTGTTGCGGTGGATCTTGAGCTGGCGGGCCGCACCGGTGCCGAAGTTCAGCCACGACCCCA harbors:
- a CDS encoding TetR/AcrR family transcriptional regulator, with amino-acid sequence MTSTARGRGRPGHDLDSLLHVAAVVFHERGYDGTSMEELAKRLGITKSAIYHHVSGKQELLRRTVDRALDALLAVTAEPESRRGPAIHRLRHVVRRSVHVLVEEQPFVTVLLRVRGNSEVERAALTRRREIDAFLGALVAEAERDGNLRPDLDPALTSRLLFGTVNSIIEWYRPQPGLDADALADAITKLTFEGLEHAPS
- a CDS encoding VOC family protein, with the protein product MSVNAVAHLNFHGQARAALEFYQSVFGGQIVVATYGDFGMPAESPDATKVVFGQVIADNGFRVMAYDVPGEDAPAAQGAPTTRRENGATVTSESFFLSVRGETVEEVGALWEGLADGATIIEPFGPAQWAPAFGMLTDRFGTTWIVDVAADHAQV
- a CDS encoding aldo/keto reductase; translation: MHTRPLGRTGIQVSPYALGTMKFGRAGNPDHNDCVRVVHRALDGGINLIDTADVYGGEGESEQIVGKALRGRRDDVVLATKVNGPMGPGPNQRGNSRRWIVSAVEASLRRLGVDHIDLYQVHHPDPATDIEETLSALTDLLRSGKVRAIGHSNLPPSEIVEAQWVSERRGLARFRSEQPHYSILNRGVEREIFPVCQRYGLGTLVWSPLSLGLLTGRFRKRGGEAVSAANLNWVPRHMTDERKLDAVEALLPVAEQAGLPMAHLALAFVVAHPAVTSAIIGPRTVEQLDDLLAGAGTSLDDDLLDRIDDIVPPGTDVGPVDVAYVPPQLHRPELRRRAANDRAAA